A single Bacillus sp. OxB-1 DNA region contains:
- a CDS encoding IS4 family transposase has translation MDKNTRKTSFGKWLNAIDFEKFNEIVTIHGQDRYTKKLTTQAYTLLMLYAQLMESDSLHALEAALTNRDFQRAIGVDSISVSQLSRKNNRLDPTVLSNLFMQLVSQIAVQKLSPKKGLLLKIIDSTTIPLNVNHFKWAEFRETKAGVKLHIRLVFDENGTHYPDKEVITNAKEHDRNQLEVLVDDKEAMYVFDRGYVDYERFDRFTDDGLFFVCRLKKNAVLHPIHTFSLPEGSDALSDTMAFVGANPNCTENVFRILVIPDGKGGELRLITNRFDISAEEISEIYRSRWAIELFFKWLKQHVKIKHFYGQSEYAVKNQIYLALIAYCLNVLIQSETNSRKSILAISRILAANLWESSRYWLRRIRSGSIP, from the coding sequence ATGGACAAGAATACACGAAAAACTTCATTTGGTAAATGGCTGAATGCCATTGATTTTGAGAAATTCAACGAAATTGTGACCATACATGGGCAAGACCGGTATACAAAGAAGTTAACGACGCAAGCTTACACACTTCTCATGCTGTATGCTCAATTAATGGAGTCAGACAGCCTGCACGCACTGGAAGCAGCGCTGACAAACCGGGATTTCCAACGGGCGATCGGCGTGGATTCCATCAGTGTGTCGCAGCTTTCCAGAAAGAATAATCGGTTGGATCCAACGGTTCTGTCGAATCTTTTCATGCAACTGGTTAGTCAGATCGCTGTACAAAAACTTTCGCCCAAAAAGGGGTTGCTCCTGAAAATCATCGACTCCACAACGATCCCGTTGAACGTAAACCATTTTAAATGGGCCGAATTCCGGGAGACCAAGGCCGGCGTAAAGCTGCATATACGCTTGGTGTTCGATGAAAACGGCACTCATTACCCCGACAAAGAGGTCATCACGAACGCCAAGGAGCACGACCGTAATCAACTCGAAGTGCTTGTTGACGACAAGGAGGCCATGTATGTTTTCGACCGCGGGTATGTGGATTATGAACGGTTTGACCGCTTCACGGACGATGGGCTTTTCTTCGTCTGTCGGTTGAAGAAGAATGCCGTTCTGCATCCCATCCACACATTCTCCCTTCCGGAAGGGAGTGATGCCCTTTCCGACACGATGGCGTTCGTAGGCGCCAATCCGAACTGTACGGAGAACGTTTTCCGAATCCTTGTCATCCCTGATGGCAAGGGGGGCGAATTGCGGCTGATCACCAATCGTTTCGACATTTCCGCGGAGGAAATCAGCGAAATCTACCGTTCTCGCTGGGCCATCGAATTGTTCTTCAAGTGGCTCAAGCAGCACGTGAAGATCAAGCATTTCTACGGTCAAAGTGAATACGCTGTGAAAAACCAGATTTATCTGGCTCTGATTGCCTATTGTCTGAACGTCCTGATTCAATCGGAAACAAACAGCAGGAAATCCATCTTGGCGATTTCACGTATTCTAGCCGCTAATCTATGGGAGTCGTCCCGGTATTGGCTTCGTAGAATCAGGAGTGGAAGCATACCGTAA
- a CDS encoding FAS1-like dehydratase domain-containing protein yields the protein MTNKAANKVGVTIGSLQFMVERGKIKEFALAIGDDNPLYYDVETARAAGFRDVPIPPTFPTVIEMWGGLDFEALFEVLEMNPLKVLHGEQEYTYLQDICAGDEITGEIRVKADEVKRAMRLVTLEGKFMNQQMEDVLLSKSVVIERM from the coding sequence ATGACAAACAAAGCAGCAAATAAAGTAGGGGTGACGATTGGCTCGCTTCAATTTATGGTCGAGCGGGGGAAAATTAAAGAGTTCGCGCTTGCTATCGGGGATGACAACCCTCTTTATTATGACGTGGAGACGGCACGGGCGGCAGGGTTTAGAGATGTCCCCATTCCTCCCACCTTTCCGACGGTGATTGAGATGTGGGGAGGGCTCGATTTTGAAGCGCTTTTCGAAGTGCTTGAAATGAATCCGCTGAAAGTGCTCCATGGCGAGCAGGAATATACGTATCTTCAGGATATTTGTGCTGGCGATGAAATTACGGGGGAGATACGTGTAAAAGCGGATGAAGTGAAACGGGCCATGCGGCTAGTGACCTTAGAAGGGAAATTTATGAATCAACAAATGGAAGACGTGCTTCTATCGAAGAGTGTGGTCATTGAACGGATGTAA
- a CDS encoding TetR/AcrR family transcriptional regulator, giving the protein MEKASMKKEELLEAASRIVNKKGVRYLTLNNVAKEAGVSKGGLLYYFPTKDSLIQGGLQYMLSEYTREMEEVASHDQAPGNLLRAYIDVTVNDEQPLTSNLLAAIAINPELLKSSQEWYLRWQEKIEENGVDPVMATIIRLAADGVWFNELFGFSFLDETFRERVVEKLMELSEGGPFE; this is encoded by the coding sequence ATGGAAAAAGCTAGTATGAAAAAAGAAGAACTCTTGGAGGCTGCTTCTAGAATAGTAAATAAAAAAGGGGTACGATATCTTACTCTTAACAATGTTGCTAAAGAAGCTGGTGTGAGTAAGGGAGGACTACTATATTATTTCCCAACTAAAGACTCTCTGATACAAGGTGGACTTCAGTACATGTTGTCAGAATACACAAGAGAGATGGAGGAAGTTGCGAGCCATGATCAAGCCCCAGGAAACTTATTAAGAGCGTATATAGATGTAACAGTAAATGATGAACAGCCTTTAACAAGTAATTTGCTGGCCGCAATTGCTATTAATCCTGAACTGTTAAAGTCATCTCAAGAATGGTATCTACGATGGCAGGAAAAGATTGAGGAAAATGGAGTGGACCCAGTCATGGCTACTATTATAAGGTTAGCTGCTGACGGGGTGTGGTTTAATGAATTATTTGGATTTTCTTTTCTAGATGAAACTTTTAGGGAAAGAGTAGTAGAAAAATTAATGGAATTATCAGAGGGAGGGCCATTTGAATAA
- a CDS encoding IS5 family transposase: protein MYEHNAKQMILPHEFFLPFGGHLNPDNRWVRMASVIPWADLEEAYLESLGDPNQGSKAYTVQLALGALIIKERLRLSDGETVEAITENPYMQYFIGLPAFQETPPFHASSLTHFRKRFNADLVNQVNESITAAHRKPANPKDSDGPDDDEPRGGSGSPAAKPEARRPEESAPIYKQGKLLIDATCAPSDIAYPTDIGLLNQAREKLETMIDRLHAKRGHGSKKPRTYRRKARKEYLALSKQRKPGYEKIQACLKGQLSYVRRDLKHVEDLANEVGLDRLTRAQYKDLLVIQELFRQQTILFEGDTHSIQDRVVSIAQPYIRPIVRGKAKASVEFGAKLSVSLVDGYAYLETLQWDAYNEGTLLKDAILAYKERFGHYPEAVLADTIYRTRDNRKFCQELGIRLSGPKLGRPAKDQHVRAEQKKLEKQDHGERNAIEGKFGEGKRAYGLGLIRTRLQTTSETTIALQLVIMNLEKILRDTFLSFFLHSIEKSERLFSKKLILKVA from the coding sequence ATGTATGAACACAACGCCAAACAAATGATCCTGCCACACGAATTCTTTTTGCCGTTCGGAGGGCACTTGAACCCGGATAACCGTTGGGTTCGCATGGCTTCTGTCATTCCTTGGGCCGACCTGGAGGAAGCGTATCTCGAGTCACTCGGCGACCCCAATCAGGGGAGTAAGGCGTACACCGTGCAGCTTGCACTTGGAGCGCTGATCATCAAGGAACGTCTCCGATTGAGTGATGGAGAAACCGTAGAAGCGATTACTGAAAACCCCTATATGCAATATTTCATCGGGCTTCCCGCTTTTCAGGAAACCCCGCCGTTCCATGCCTCTTCACTGACCCATTTCCGGAAGCGTTTTAACGCGGATCTGGTGAATCAAGTGAACGAATCCATCACAGCGGCACATCGGAAACCGGCGAACCCCAAGGATTCGGATGGTCCGGATGACGATGAGCCGAGGGGCGGGAGCGGAAGCCCGGCAGCGAAACCGGAGGCCCGGCGTCCCGAAGAATCAGCCCCCATCTACAAACAAGGAAAACTACTGATCGATGCCACCTGCGCCCCTTCCGATATTGCGTATCCGACGGATATCGGTCTCTTGAATCAGGCAAGGGAAAAGCTCGAAACGATGATTGATCGGTTGCATGCGAAACGGGGCCATGGGTCCAAAAAACCGCGTACCTACCGCCGGAAAGCCCGGAAGGAATACCTTGCCTTGTCCAAGCAGCGAAAACCCGGCTACGAAAAGATCCAGGCTTGCCTGAAGGGACAGCTTTCCTATGTTCGTCGAGATTTGAAGCACGTGGAAGATCTTGCGAATGAAGTCGGGCTCGACAGGCTGACACGGGCACAGTACAAAGACCTGCTGGTCATCCAGGAGCTGTTCCGTCAGCAAACCATCCTGTTCGAGGGCGATACTCATTCCATCCAGGACCGCGTAGTCAGCATTGCGCAGCCGTATATCCGTCCGATTGTCCGGGGAAAAGCGAAAGCATCCGTCGAATTCGGCGCAAAACTCTCTGTCAGTCTGGTCGATGGGTATGCGTATCTTGAGACGCTGCAATGGGACGCCTACAATGAAGGAACCCTATTGAAAGACGCTATCCTGGCGTACAAGGAACGGTTCGGCCACTATCCGGAAGCCGTCCTGGCGGATACCATCTACAGAACCCGGGACAACCGGAAGTTCTGTCAAGAACTCGGAATTCGGTTGAGCGGTCCGAAACTCGGCAGGCCCGCCAAAGACCAGCATGTACGTGCAGAACAGAAGAAGTTGGAGAAACAGGACCACGGCGAGCGCAACGCCATCGAAGGGAAATTCGGCGAAGGCAAACGCGCATACGGGCTGGGTCTTATTCGAACACGCCTGCAAACCACAAGCGAGACGACGATTGCCCTCCAGCTGGTCATCATGAACCTCGAAAAGATCCTCCGGGATACTTTTTTGTCGTTTTTCCTACATTCAATCGAAAAATCGGAACGTTTATTTTCCAAGAAACTTATCCTTAAGGTAGCTTGA
- a CDS encoding aromatic ring-hydroxylating oxygenase subunit alpha, whose protein sequence is MRVTEKRKLFPHRYNSSVDISYTLPAPYYKDPGIFELEKEEIFYKNWVLAGHVEKVKEVGDYFTFNVQDQELFVIRGKDNKIRAFYNVCSHRGHELVKGSGNVKAVITCPYHAWTYKTDGKFNAGRGTNEIKKFNPEEACLKPAKVEIFASFIFINLDTKAKSLQDLMPGVEDDILKKIPEVDKLTLHTRLEYHVKGNWKAAIDNYLECNHCQANHPGFCQTIDVKNYQIEVFEYHSTNGGPLLINGESAYSVGDSPEHDQYEGWFLWPTTTFGYMPGEPQLILFHFVPTGPDTVIEYFDFYFLDKEMTPERKEVLEFFDKTLQPEDITLIESVQRGFSSNGYYDGRYVGNDERTDISEHALHHFHGLVLKSLGAL, encoded by the coding sequence ATGAGAGTAACAGAAAAGAGGAAACTTTTCCCACACCGTTATAATTCTAGTGTAGATATTTCCTATACTCTACCAGCTCCGTATTATAAGGATCCGGGAATATTTGAGTTAGAAAAGGAAGAAATATTTTATAAAAATTGGGTTTTAGCTGGTCACGTTGAAAAAGTTAAAGAGGTTGGTGATTATTTCACTTTCAATGTACAAGATCAAGAGTTATTTGTAATTAGGGGGAAGGATAATAAAATCCGAGCTTTTTACAATGTGTGTTCACATAGGGGGCATGAACTTGTAAAAGGAAGTGGAAATGTAAAAGCAGTGATCACATGCCCTTACCATGCATGGACATACAAAACAGATGGGAAATTTAATGCCGGTCGAGGAACAAACGAAATTAAAAAATTTAATCCTGAAGAAGCGTGTTTAAAACCGGCGAAAGTAGAAATTTTTGCTTCCTTTATATTTATCAATCTAGATACCAAAGCGAAATCATTACAAGATCTAATGCCTGGCGTAGAGGATGACATTCTTAAGAAAATTCCGGAAGTCGATAAGCTTACTTTGCATACAAGGCTTGAATATCACGTAAAAGGGAATTGGAAAGCAGCGATAGACAATTATTTAGAATGTAACCATTGCCAGGCTAATCACCCGGGCTTTTGCCAAACTATCGATGTTAAAAACTATCAAATAGAAGTATTTGAATATCATTCAACTAATGGAGGACCTCTATTAATTAATGGAGAAAGCGCTTATAGTGTTGGGGATTCACCAGAGCACGATCAATATGAAGGGTGGTTCCTGTGGCCAACGACAACATTTGGTTATATGCCCGGAGAACCACAATTAATTCTATTCCACTTTGTGCCTACTGGGCCTGATACGGTCATAGAATACTTTGATTTTTACTTTTTAGATAAGGAAATGACCCCTGAAAGAAAAGAAGTGTTAGAGTTTTTTGATAAGACACTTCAACCCGAAGATATTACACTTATTGAAAGTGTCCAAAGAGGGTTTAGTTCCAATGGCTATTATGACGGTCGATACGTAGGTAATGATGAACGCACTGATATTAGTGAACATGCTCTCCATCATTTTCATGGATTAGTGCTAAAATCTCTGGGAGCATTATAA
- a CDS encoding MerR family transcriptional regulator gives MGVYKKLFATGEFADLCGVKKQTLFHYDEIGLLKPEYKNENGYRYYSVQQAEVFSVIEMLKEIGMSLAEIKNFLHFKTPMETIALLTEKEEMMKKKIMKMQRTQLIIQNKKKHIEEALRLNFDRFTIEKMGTEYYVLSESILNCSDKEFTKLIMSFIKYTKRERLDTGYPIGGLIRQEQVEAGDYWNYSHFYMRVAQSDLAEPFIKKAGKYVVGYHKGSYVTIQETYKKMKNYLDKEGYRICGDSFEEYVIDEVSVSGENNYVTKIMIQVEEK, from the coding sequence ATTGGGGTTTACAAAAAACTTTTTGCGACAGGAGAATTTGCAGATTTATGTGGTGTGAAAAAGCAAACGCTTTTTCATTATGATGAAATCGGTCTTTTAAAACCAGAGTATAAAAACGAAAATGGGTATCGCTATTATTCCGTTCAACAAGCAGAGGTTTTTAGCGTGATTGAAATGCTAAAAGAAATTGGTATGTCTTTAGCAGAAATTAAAAACTTTTTACATTTCAAAACACCAATGGAAACCATTGCATTATTAACGGAAAAAGAAGAGATGATGAAAAAGAAAATCATGAAAATGCAGCGTACACAGCTAATTATACAAAACAAGAAAAAGCATATTGAAGAAGCATTACGGTTGAATTTTGATCGGTTTACAATAGAAAAAATGGGAACAGAATACTATGTATTAAGTGAAAGTATTTTAAACTGCTCTGATAAAGAATTTACGAAGTTGATTATGTCGTTTATTAAATATACAAAGCGAGAAAGACTTGATACTGGCTATCCTATTGGAGGTTTGATTCGTCAAGAGCAGGTAGAGGCGGGAGATTACTGGAATTATTCGCATTTTTATATGCGTGTGGCTCAATCTGATTTAGCAGAACCTTTTATCAAAAAAGCGGGAAAATACGTTGTTGGCTATCATAAAGGAAGTTATGTGACGATTCAAGAAACCTATAAAAAAATGAAAAATTATTTGGATAAGGAAGGGTATCGTATTTGTGGTGATAGTTTTGAGGAGTATGTAATTGATGAGGTAAGTGTAAGTGGGGAAAATAATTATGTAACAAAAATAATGATACAAGTAGAAGAAAAGTAA